Proteins encoded together in one Falco peregrinus isolate bFalPer1 chromosome 2, bFalPer1.pri, whole genome shotgun sequence window:
- the LOC101918584 gene encoding interleukin-8-like — MMGKAVAAVLTLLLISAVGTKGKALPRSAMELRCQCIDTHSKFIHPKFIHNVNLTPSGPHCKDVEVIATLTDGREVCLDPTAPWVKLIIKGILDK; from the exons ATGATGGGCAAAGCTGTGGCTGCTGTCCTGACTCTTCTCCTGATCTCAGCGGTTGGAACAAAAG GTAAGGCACTGCCACGCTCAGCGATGGAGCTCCGGTGCCAGTGCATAGACACCCATTCGAAGTTCATCCACCCCAAGTTCATTCATAATGTGAACCTCACCCCCAGCGGACCTCACTGCAAGGATGTTGAAGTCAT AGCTACCTTGACAGATGGCAGAGAAGTGTGCCTGGACCCCACTGCTCCCTGGGTGAAGCTGATCATCAAGGGAATTCTGGACAAGTGA